The nucleotide sequence ACACGCCTTCCTTCACCAAGATCGTCTCTCTGTTCAACCACAGCAGAAAAGAAGCCAAAGAGTTCATCATTTGCGTCCGTGACCTACGCAAAGCGATGCACTTTCTTGTCTCCCAAGACTCTCAATCCCCTAAGCTTGCTCTTGCGCAGACCCTGATGCAGATCGCCATGACGAGGCTGGAGAAAGAGTTCTTCCAGATATTATCTTCAAACAGAGACAAGCTTGACCCTGAATCAGTTTCAGGTCAATCCTCAATCTCCAGCAACTCCGAGTTTGAAGATATCATGCAatctgatgatgaagatgagatcaagaaagctgGTGAGTCCATCACTCAGGTTGAGAAAGCTTCAGCTGTGGTGATGTCTGACTTAAAGGCCATAGCAGAGAGTATGATCAGCTGCGGATATGGTAAAGAGTGTGTAAAGATTTACAAAAGGATCAGAAAGTCGATAGTGGATGAAGGGCTGAGCTTGCTTGGGATCGAAACCTACAAAGCCCCAAGATTTCACAGAACGGACTGGGTCACACTCGAGCATATGATCAAGAACTGGATCAGAGCTGCAAAGATTGGCGTAGCCACGCTCTTCCGCGGAGAGAAACTTCTCTGTGACCATGTCTTTTCAGCTTCGAACTCAACGAGAGAGTCGTGCTTTTACGAGATTGCATACGAAGCGGCCACTAACCTTTTCAAGTTCCCTGAGTTTGTTGCCAAGGAGAAGAAGTCTCACGAGAGGATCTTCTCACTGATGGATCTCCAGGCTGCGATCTCTGATCTCTGGCAGGACATAGAGATGATCTTCCACTTCGGTTCAGTAGCAGGTGTGAAGTCTCAGGCGCTCTCATCATTGGAAAAGCTAAAGGTTTCAATCCACAGTGCTCTCGTTGATTTTGAATCAACCATTCAGAAGGATTCAACGAAAGCTCTTACACCTGGAGGAGGGGTTCATAAGCTGACAAGATCAACAATGAGTTTCATCTCCTCCCTTTCTAAACACAGCCGTGtcttgtctgaaatccttgcagaCCATCCGCTCCCGAGAAACACACGGCTGCTTGAATCTTACATCAGAACTCCAGTCTCGGAAGATGAAGAGCGCAATCACGCACTCTCGGCCCATTTCGCTTGGCTCATCCTTGTCTTGCTATGCAAGCTAGACACCAAAGCAGAGCATTACAAGGACGTTTCACTATCCTACCTCTTCCTTGCAAACAACCTTCACTTCATCATCGAAACGGTTCGTTCAACTCACCTGAGGGATCTCCTCGGAGAAGATTGGCTCACTAAGCACAGCGATAAACTAAGCGCTTACGCTGCGAACTATGAGATAGTAGCATGGTCCAATGTTTACATGTCTTTACCAGTGGAACCCACAGACCTATCACCAGAGGAGGCCAAAACATACTTCAAAAGGTTTCACACGGCTTTTGAGGAAGCATATATGAATCAATCATCAAGAGTTGTATCGGATTCAAAACTTAGGGATGGATTGAAGGTTTCAATAGCAAAGAAGCTTGTACCTGAATACAGAGAGTTTTACAGGAAGTACTTACCAATGCTTGGCCAAGAGAGAAACATCGAGATGCTAGTGAGGTTCAAGCCAGATAACTTGGAGAATTACATCTCTGATCTGTTCCATGGAACACCAATACTTGCCTCATCTTCcgtctcttcatcttcttcgtcttcttcatcaTGGATGTCACTTGGGTGTGTTTCAGGCTGAGACACTACAGTTCTGTCTGAATATTGTTTTcattgtgttcaaaaaaaagaggagaagataaaaacaaaactgtttacattattaaaaatattaaactgagTTTCTCATCACACAGAGCATAATGTGTTGTAGAACATAAGCATTGTTCACTCCTCGAATAACTAGAAAACAAACGAAATAGGATACGCAACAAAACAAACGGATTGCAACAACTACTTAGGAACTCCATGATCTGAAGGAGAGGATAAAGATTGCCAACCAGTACAGATTTGGATGATTTGCTTGAGAGTATCCGATGGAGGCTCCACAGTCCATGTCGGGTAATGCTCGCTTGGATGGAACACACATTCTCCCCCGGCCCCTGTCAACAAGGAAGCTTGAGCTCCGTTCAAGAACAAGTCATTCTCAGATCGAACCAACCCAGCTCTTACTTCTTCCCTGTCAGGAGCCTACAAATACATTTACATAAGATGAAG is from Brassica napus cultivar Da-Ae chromosome A4, Da-Ae, whole genome shotgun sequence and encodes:
- the LOC106445341 gene encoding exocyst complex component EXO70H1 translates to MAKKAKFAFFSSSSPKSLPSSPSSFTSFPASPLSQNFTQSSMEEAVERAEAVIRKWDPNTPSFTKIVSLFNHSRKEAKEFIICVRDLRKAMHFLVSQDSQSPKLALAQTLMQIAMTRLEKEFFQILSSNRDKLDPESVSGQSSISSNSEFEDIMQSDDEDEIKKAGESITQVEKASAVVMSDLKAIAESMISCGYGKECVKIYKRIRKSIVDEGLSLLGIETYKAPRFHRTDWVTLEHMIKNWIRAAKIGVATLFRGEKLLCDHVFSASNSTRESCFYEIAYEAATNLFKFPEFVAKEKKSHERIFSLMDLQAAISDLWQDIEMIFHFGSVAGVKSQALSSLEKLKVSIHSALVDFESTIQKDSTKALTPGGGVHKLTRSTMSFISSLSKHSRVLSEILADHPLPRNTRLLESYIRTPVSEDEERNHALSAHFAWLILVLLCKLDTKAEHYKDVSLSYLFLANNLHFIIETVRSTHLRDLLGEDWLTKHSDKLSAYAANYEIVAWSNVYMSLPVEPTDLSPEEAKTYFKRFHTAFEEAYMNQSSRVVSDSKLRDGLKVSIAKKLVPEYREFYRKYLPMLGQERNIEMLVRFKPDNLENYISDLFHGTPILASSSVSSSSSSSSSWMSLGCVSG